A segment of the Brevundimonas sp. M20 genome:
GTTGTCCTGGAGATACCACCTCGGCTGTTTCGCGCTTGCGGGCACGGCTCTCGTCGGGAAGATTCGGAAGGTGAAGAAGAATCTCGGCCAACCGTCGCCGCTGAGGCGCCCCGACCCGATGGCGGTCATCTGTGCGCAGCGCACCGCTGCCCGGCAAGGCGTGGTCTTGGACCGGGAGGGGAACCGGTGACAGAGATTCTCCTTCGTCGAACGATGTGGTTCCAGGACGACCGGGAGCGCAAGACCGTCGATCAGACGTTCCTCAACACAGACCCACGCTCTCTGGTGGTCCTGGGCGAGGCCGGCATGGGCAAGTCGACCCTTCTGGGGCAGCTCAGGGGTCTGGAGGGATACAGCTTCTGCACGGCGCGTCTACTGATCAACGCGCCGGATACGGCGGCCCGTTTCGGCGGCGCCGAGACCCTGGTCGTCGATGCGCTGGACGAGATTTCAGCGCAACGCGATGGAGACGCGGTCGATCTCGTCGTGCGTAAGCTCGCCGAGCTCGGCTATCCACGGTTCATCCTGTCATGTCGCGTCGCCGACTGGCGAAGCGCCACAGGGATGCAGGGCCTGTCGGACCTGTACGGTCAGGCTCCGCTCGAACTCTATCTCGATCCGTTGGAGCGAGAGGATGCCGTCGAGGTGTTGAGCGAAGCGCTCGGCGAGACCGAGGCTGAGGAGGCCGCATCCTCGCTTGAGGAACAGGGCCTCGCAGGCCTGTGGAGCAACCCTCAGACGTTGAACCTGATCCGGGAAGTGATTGGCCGAGGCGCCCTTCCTCGATCGCGGGGCGACTTGTTCGAGACCGCCACCAATCTGATGCGGAAAGAGCACCGTGACGTGAAGGTGAGCGCCAGGCTGGTGGCGCAGCCCGAAGAAGCGGTCCTCGATGCGGCAGGCGCGGCGTTCGCGTCGTTGATCCTGACCGGCAAGGACGCCATCGCCGTCAGGGTAAATCCCGGCGACGACGATCTGCCTTTTGCCGAGATCGCCACGCTTCCTCATGCGGGAGCGATTGCCGAGGTGCTCGATTCCCGCCTGTTCGCGGCGGTCGAAAGCGACCGGTTCAGCTACGCCCATCGGGCGATCGGCGAGTTTCTAGGCGCGCGTTGGCTCGCGCGGTGCGCGGACACCGCCCGCAAGCGGCGACGCCTTCTCAGCCTGTTCAATGGCCCAAGCCTGGTCCCGGCGAGCCTTCGCGGCCTCCATGCGTGGTTGGCCTGGCATAGCCCGGAGCTTGCGGACGACGTCATCGCCGCCGACCCTATGGGCGTCATCCAGTATGGCGACGCCGACGAACTGACGGTCTCCCAGGCGTCAGCCCTGCTTGACGCGCTCGAGGCCTTGGCGGTGCAGAACCCCCGGTTCCGGGACTGGAGCGAGTATCGTCTGGCCGGCCTGGCCCAGCCGGCTCTCCTGACGCGTTTGAGCGCCCTGATCGCGTCGAGCGACGTCGAATTCGGCTTGCGGCTTCTGATCCTGCAGGCGGTCAAGGGATCGGCCCTGGTCCCTGCGCTCGCCAGCGTCCTGGACGGCTTGATCCGCGATCGCACAGCCGCCTTTGCGCTGCGAAGTGCTTCCATCGACCGCTTGTTCGAAATGGATCAAGCGCGAGACTGGCAGGGGCTTGTCGAAGAGCTGCTTGGGCAAGGCGACGAAGACGCCGTCCGTCTTGGCGTCGAGATCATCGACACGGTCGGCTACGATATCTTCAACGATGATCTGATCGGTCGGGTGGTCACGGCTCAGCTCAACCTCACTCACCGCACCATCGGGATCCTCTATCATCTGCAGAGCAGATTACCTCTGGATCGCATCGCGGCGCTCCTCGATGCGCTCGCATCGATGGTTCTGCAAGACGATGACGAGGATCCCCACGAGCGCCGCTCCCATCTCTCGGACCTGGCGCAGGCCCTTCTCGCCCGACTTCTTCCGATGGAGGCGGTGACGCCAGACCGTCTTTGGCGCTGGTTGAGCACGCTGGACGAACATCACGGCTACCAACGCGAGGCGCGAGAGGTGGTCGCCAGCCATCTCCGTTCCAACGATATCTTGCGCCGGAGTGTCCAGCGTCTCGTGCTGCTCGACCACCCCCCTGAGCGCAACCTCTGGCATGCAGGGTGGCGTCTGGGGGAGCGGTCTCCAGGGCTCCTTCCCGACGAAGGCGACGTCATCGCGCTTCTCGGCTTGCTAGAGACGACTGACGCCCGGTGGCGAGACGTTCTCACCATCGCCCGACATGATACCGAACAGGGGGTGGCGGCGCGTATGGCGGCCGAGCGCTTCACGGACGGCGACCCCGAAGCCGAAGCCTGGCTCGCCAAGCTTGGCAAACCTGAAACGCCGGAATGGGAGATCGACCAGAACCGCCGCAAGCGGGCCCGGGAGACGGAGCGGGTGACGCGATGGAAAAAGCATCGCGCCGAGTTTGAACGACAGGTGGAGGAGTTGCGGTCCGGAGCCTTCAGGCTCGTCGCCAATCCAGCCAGGGCGTACCTCAAGCTGTTCGCCGACATGGGGGACAAGGACTCGGATGGCGCCGGGCGTTTGGAGGAATGGCTGGGCGCCGACCTGCGCGACGCCGCGCTGGCCGGTATCGAGGCCTTTCTGACGGCGGAGCCGGTCAAGCCGAGCGCGACGGAAATCGCCGAGAGCCACGCCGACGACAAGCACTGGGAGGCCGCCTACATCATCGTCGCCGCCCTGGCCGAACGATACCGCACCGGACGGGGCTTCGCGGATCTACCGACGGAACGGATCATGGCCGGCTTTGTCGAGATCCGCTCCAATCGGATCGACGATCACGCCGGCATCCCGAACCTTGGGAGCGCCCTCGCGGAGGAGCTGCGGAAGCGCGGCGTCTGGGAAGAAGCCCTGCGGCTCTACTTCGAGCCGCAGTTCAGACGCGGACGCGCGCATGTGGATGGGCTTTACGCCCTGATGCGCGAAGCCGTAGACGCCGAGCTCGCGACCACGCTTGCACTCGAATGGGTGAACCGTTTCGAAACGATGGCGGTTGGGCCGGAGGCGGAGCTTGTCGACCATCTGCTCGTAGTCCCGGACGCGCTCGCGGCGCTCCGCGACCTCGCGCGACAACGCAGAGCTCTGTCGTCTCTGGAGCCGGAGCGCCGCCTGATCTGGGACACGGTTGGCCTCCTCGTCGATTTCGATGCGACCCGCGCAGAGATGGAGGCCGCCGGGTCCGTGCCGGACGACCTGCTCTGGCATGTTCGATCCCGTCTCGGCAGCCGGCGCGCGGAAGGCGGACGGGTGGATGTCGAGCCGGACCAAGCGCTCTGGATGCTGCGTCAGTTCAGGCCCCGTTTCCCGATGACCTACCGCCCGAGTGGCGTCACGTCGGGGGATGCAAACGCTTGGGACGCCAGCGATTTCGTGTCGGCTCTCATTCGACGCCTCGGAGACAATACGTCGGAGGCGGCGGTTCAGGCGCTCAAGGATCTCCGCGCCGACCCGGCGGACCCCTATTCGGAACTCATCCGGACGGCATTGGCAGAACAGAAACGCAAGCGGGTCGAGGCCGACTGGCAGGCCCCGGAGTTCAGTACGGTCAGCGCGACTGTTCAGGACGCGGCGCCTACGACGTCTGCTCAGTTGCAGTCGGTGCTGCTGGAGGAACTTGTCAAGGTCCAAGCCCTGCTGCGAGGCAGCGACCTCGACTGGTACCGCGACTTCGTGACCGATGGAGTTCCCCATGGGGAGGAACGTTGTCGCGACAGCCTGCTCAAGATGCTTCGTCCCCTGCCTTTCGGCATTGATGCCATTCCCGAGGCGCATCTGGCGGATGACAAGCGGGCGGACGTCTTCTGTCAGCTCGGCGATCTGGGCGTACCCATCGAGATCAAGGGGCAATGGCACCGCGAACTATGGTCTGCGGCGGACGACCAGCTTGACCGACTTTATGTGAACGACTGGCGGGCCGAAGTCGGAATCTACCTCGTGTTCTGGTTCGGAGCCGCCTCGTCCAAAAAGCTGCAGGCGCCGCCCGCCGGCACGCCGACGCCGACCAGCGCGCCAGAGCTGCAAGCGGCCCTGATGGAGACGAGCGCTCTCGCGCAGGAAGGCCGGATCGCCGTCGTCGTCCTTGATCTGGAACGGCCGTCCTGATGGACCGCCGCCAGGCGCGGGCGTGGCTAGAGAGCACCGTCGAACAAAGTCGGATCACCATCCTCCACGGCCTGCCGCGCGTCGGTCGAAGCGCGCTCCTGACGGCGTGGTGCGATGACCAAGTCGGCGTGCAGAGGCTCCGGCCTGCGGAAGTCGCGGCCTGCTCCGCGCCTCTCCAAGTGATCGATCATCTTGGGGGGACTGAGGTGGACGACTTCATCGGTGCCTTTCGGGAAATCGAGGCGATCCGCCGGTCCAGATATGTGATTGCGCCGCTCGATCTTGCCGCGACCCGTCAGCTTCAGGAGGCACTGCCTGGAAGCGTGCAGATCGTCGTTCTCGATCCGCTACAGCGTCACGAAGTTCTCGCGGATGAGTTCGAGATCACAGAGCCGTTCACAGTCGAAGTCGAGCCGGTAGCTTCACCGTTAGCGAGCAACCGCCCGATGTTCGACCTCGATCAACACTGGCTGCGAGGCGGACTGCCCGAAAGCCTCGAAGCGGAGAGCGACCTCGCCAGCTTGAAGTGGCGACAGCAGATGATCGACGCCTTGCTGCTGCGAGACTACACCCGTTGGGGCCTCTCGCCTGGCCTCAAGATCAGCGACGTCCTGACCTGGGTGGCAGGCCAGAACGGCGGTGAATTCGACCTGGACAATCCGTCGATAGGAAAGCGAGCGGATGTCCGTTCCGCGCTCCATGTCCTCGACCGCCTCGGCGTCGTCCGCCAACTCCGAAACTATCCGCTTCGTAGCGAGGCGAGTCTGACTAGAAAGCCGAAGATCCACATTCGGGACAGCGGCCTGTTGCATGCCATGCTCGGCATCGAGACGATCGAGCAACTACGTGCACATTCACTCATGGGTGAAAGTTGGGAAGGCTATGCGATCGAGACGCTGATCCATGCAGCGAACCGTCCCGACACCGCCCAGTTCTATCGCGAGCCCGGACCCGACGGGGCGGATGAGATCGACCTGGTGCTCGACTTCCGTCCATGGAACGGGCGTCTCGTAGCAGTCGAATGCAAGGCCGGTCCCGAGACGCCGCCGCGCCCCGGCTTTTATCGTGCGATGAACGCCATCGGTGCGACCGACGGTTTCGTCGTGCACTCCGGTTCCGGGTCCCAAGCCGAGCTCAAAACCCCGCGACACGACCTCGCGATGGCGAGAGCCCGGATTATCGAACTGGCGTCCTGACCGCGGCGGTGCCACCGGTCTGAGCCGCCCCCTCCCCACGTGGACACCTCCAGCAATGCCGACGGGCGTTTGCCCGTATGCGAGTCTGACCATGCACAAATTAATTTCTTGGAAGGTCAGCTTCGGGCACTGAAGCCAATGGCCGCTCTTGGCGCATTGGCGAAGTCACCGCAGGGCCGAGTCTGACTCATCTCGGAGGATTGGAAGTCTGCTTTCGGCATCGATGGTCACTACGGGCACGCGAAGACAATGAACCGCGCCCTTAATCCGGGGCTGGCGGTTTTTTGAAAACGGCCAAGCCGGAGGTGATAGCGACCCCGACCTCCGGTGTCGCCTTGGCATCCTGTGTCCAAGATACGCCCCGATAATATGGGAGAACTGGATCCTTGAGGTCGCCGCTGCCGTCCAGATGAAAGACGAACAGGCGCTCATTGGGGTGCTTCTGGTCCTGTTCGGCGAAGATTGATCGCGCGGCCCGGACGCGCTCGACATCCGGCATCCGGCCTGTCACTACACAGGTGAAATGGGTAGGCCGCAACTGATCGTGGACCTGCATCAAGACGCCGTTGTAGGCGCCTTTTGACGGGCTACGACGAAGCTTACGTCGAAGAGCGACGATGTCTTTCCAGAATCGTTCCTGCGAGGCCAACGGCACGTTTAACAGATCGTGGATCATATCGCTCCAGCCGTCGGGACGTTTGAGTTCCCGCTGGACGATGATACGGTCCCACCACGCGCTCGTCAGTTTGGGCAAACGACATTTCGGGTCGTAATGACCACTATGTCGGACGTGGTATCGGAGCAGGTCCGACAGGCCATAAACGACGAGAGGTCCCATCTTGGCCTCGCGGGCCCATAGTCGGACGAAGCCGGTCTTCAGATAGAGGGCGAGGAGATCGAGTTCGTCGCCGATGAACTCGCAGTCCCTCTCCAGGTCGGACCGCCGCAGGAGATAATGCAGGCATCGTCCCTCGCTTCCGATCAGTTCCTGCATCAGAAGAAGGTCTCCGATCGTGAAGATCGGCATCGCCGTACCACCGAGACGCACGATCCGGTCACGTAGCGCGTTATCGACCCCATAGCTCGCCATCGTCACCCGCTCCAACGATACGCCAAAGCGGGCGATATGGCGGATGTCGGCTTTGATCAGAGTACGGAAGCCTTGATCGGTTCTTAGAGCAAGCGCGGCATCGGCGGGATGGCGCAGCGCCGCCTCCAAGCGAGACGTCTGCAGCGCCGCTTCGGCGACGACATCGTCGAACAGCCTGAACCAGTCGGCGCTGCCGCGACGCGCGACGTTCGAAAGGACATGTCCCTTGGCTTCGAAGATCAGGGCGTGTCCGTCGATGAGGAGCATGACATCCGTCTCGTGTTCCTCGCCGCTCACCGGGTCGGTCCAGAACACCGACGTCAGGACCTCACCATGGGGGAACACCGCACGAAGAACACCAGCCGCCATGGTTTCAAGCGCCGCCCCCCGAGCCTTTCCGATCACCTCGCCCGGCGTCTTCGAAATCCCTTCGGCAAGAGTGGAAAGCACGTCGGCGTGTGCAGAGAAGAGGGTGCCAGGAGAAAAGCAGAACCAGCGGTCATCGATTTTCACCAAAGGCCGCCGCCACATCGGATTGTCGAGCGGGAGATAATCTGGATTCATCGGCGCCAGCGCGCCAGGCTCAAGCGACAACTTGTCGAGGATCACTGCCACGGCTGAGGTGGACAGGTTCAGAAAGGCTCCAGCTACACGGGCGAGCGGCACTTCGAAAAGCGAACACCAGGTTGGGTCGAACGGCCTGACACCGTTGAGCCAACTCGTGATCTCCTCGACGACTGGACTCTCGTCGACAAGACGGGCGACCGCCATGGCGGCTACCATCGCCACCTCCGAAGCGTCCTGAAGCGACATGCCGAGCACGTGTTTTCCGAACGGCGCGAGCTCATCCCCGATCATCTGAAAAATTTTTCGAGCATGATGCGGATAGAAGGTATGCCGCACTCTCAATGTCTGATGGCGGCGGCGGGCTAGGAGCTCTGCAGCCTTATCGGCACCCGGCTTCGACGTCTGATCAATGAAGAGGCGTAGATAGGTGTCCAATGCATCAGTCAATCGATGGACATCATCTGGCGCTGGAGTCGCCCCATTTGCAGATGTCCTGAGCAGAAGGGTCTGAGCGAACTCAAGGACCGCAATATCCACACGTGACCGCGGAGCGTCGACGGCGCTCACCTTTTCCATCACAGCCAGCATGGTCATGATCGCCACGCCGTCGAATTCTTGGAAACCCTTGCAAAGAACGTCAGTGGCTTCGTGATAGAGTCGGTCCTGATCGGCCTGCGAAAGATCCGGTATGTCCATCCAGCCATATGTTTCGGCCAAAGGCAGACCGGCACCAAATACGAGATCGTCGAGCGTCTGAGGCTTGGTCCGGGACTTAGGTTTCATGTGGTTTGAGTAGCAGCCGCCGAGCGGTCGCCCAATCCTCGCCCAGTGCTTAGGCCAGTCGATGGTGAGACTTCACAACGAAGTCCTCGCGTGCTGCGTCGACCTCGTCGAGCAAGGCGTGCAGCTCACTCGCATGCTGCTTGTAGAGCGCCCGATCTTCCGCTGTCGGATGCCCTCGCTCTGCACGATCTTCATTAAGGTCGGGATAGAGCGCCAGACGCATCCGTTGCCATTTGCCGAAGACAAAGAAGTGCTGCTGGAGGAAGATGCCCAGCTTCGAAGAAACCTCGGCCAGCTGCTCGGCGGACGCGGCCAGCGACTCGTCTAGGAAGCGATTAGCCGGATCGCGTAGGGCGTGGACCAATTCGCCGAGATTGTTCTGGTCTAAGAAATAAGTGTGGTCGGCACCGATGGAGTGGGCGAGGCTCTCAAGATCCGTCAGCGGATAGTCCTTATCCAGCCGCTCGACGATCGGCTTGTCGTGTTCTCGAACACGGCCCCGCGACAGGCGCTGGTCTAGGGACTGACCGCGCACCATCAGGTAATGATAGACCAGCGCTACAACGATCAGCGCCAGGCCCCAGCCGGGACCAGGTAGGTCGTTCACTTCGACGGCCAGATACCTCGAGGCGGCTGCCACGAGGATCGGCTCCCAAAATGGTTGCACCAAGAGCGCAACGCCGGCGGCGGCGACAAGCCAAGCCAGGCGCGTTGATGCTGCCGGCCGGATCAGCGGCCAAATCTTTTCGAAAAGTGCCACGAGCCGGGTCGTGATCGGGTCGATGTGGGTTTTGAGGACCTTTTCCATTTCAGGCTCTTTCGGAAGCGCCGGCCTAATGTCGAGCATTAGCTTGACCATAAGGAGCGACGTCCGGTCCTCTTGTCTAGGGTACGGCGCGATGTGGCTGAATGGTCACGGCATCGCGACCAATCGAACGGGCTGACATCGGCTCCGCCACGTGGAGTTTGGAGGCGCGACGCTTTAGAGGGGCTCGATCCCGTTGTGTTCGTGTGTGGTGGGCCTGCCTTCCACAACGGGTCGGCTGTTGGCTCTGCCCAAAGCGGTTGAATGTCCGCTTTCTGTACCTGAGCAAGGACCTGCTCCTGGCGCACCGCTGACATTGGCTGCTCCGCCAGGCTCCAATCAGCCGCCACCCTCTTGAGAGCGGCTCGCACCTTGAGCGACCCTTAGTGTGCAATGAGCAGGTTCTAAGTGGTCTCGATATAGCGCATGGCGACCCCGGCAGGACTCCAACCTGCGACCTCGGCTTTAGGAAAGCCTTGCTCTATGCAGCTGAGCTACGGGGCCATTGACGGGTGAACTAGCCGAGCGCGAAGCGCGACGGAAGCGGGGCGGCGGCGATTTCTTCCCGCCGCCCCTTTTTCATGCCCAAAGTGTCGCCGCAAGTTAACGCTGACGATCTAACTCGCGGATTTCCTTGGTTGCGCTCTTCTCCGACCAAAAGAGCACCAAGCTAACGCTGTCGTCAGCTCGCGGCACAGGCAGGCGCCCACGAGTTTGCTCCTGACTCGTAGGCGACCTTTGGAAGGTCCGCTCGTAACACTCGAGGTTGTCGAACGGGATGAGAACACTCATTGTGACGCTAGCACGACTCCGTTGGTCAGACGGGGGAGAGGCGTGGGGTGGGACGTCACGGTGGACTACCAAACTCTTGAAGCGCTGCGGCGCATGAACCCTGCGTGGCGGCTACTCACCGCCACACACGCGCCGTTCGTCGCAAGCTTCCTGCATGAAGCGTTTATCCGCACGAATATCCGGACCTATCTGCAGTCGGACCTCGCGGTGAAGCTCGACGACCATCTCTACCGGCTGCGAACGCAGTCGACTGAAGAAGCCTTGCCCAAGACTGCGAGTGAGTATCTCGACGATTGGGCGTCGGATGAACGCGGCTGGCTGCGAAAATATTACGCAGGCGGCACGGACGAGGCTTCCTTCGACATCACGCCCACCACGGAAAAGGCGTTGGAGTGGCTTGCCAGCCTGCAAGCCCGGCGGTTCGTCGGCGCCGAGTCACGGATGATGACCGTCTTCGATCTGCTTCGGCAGTTGGTTGAAAGGGCTCAGTCCGATCCTGGCGTCCGGATCGCGGAGTTGCAGAAGCGCAAGACCGAGATCGATCGCGAGATCCATGACATTCAGAAGGGGCGCCTGGAGGTTCTCGACCCCACCCAGATCCGGGAGCGTTTCCTGCAGGTCGCGGGCACCGCCCGGGGCCTTCTCTCCGACTTCCGTGAGGTGGAGCAGAACTTCCGCAATCTCGACCGCGAAGTGCGGGAGCGCATCGCCACTTGGGATGGCAGCAAGGCGGGACTTCTGGAGGAGGTCTTCGGTCGGCGCGACCTGATCGCGGACTCAGATCAGGGCAAGAGCTTCAGAGCCTTCTGGGACCTGTTGATGTCGCCCACGCGTCAGGAAGAACTTTCATCACTGCTTGAGTCGACCTTCGCCATGGAAGCGGTTCAAGCGCTCGAACCGGACGGACGGCTTCTTCGCATCCACTACGACTGGCTCGAAGCCGGCGAGACCGCGCAAAGGACCGTGGCGCGCCTTTCGGAGCAGCTACGACGTTACTTGGACGACCAGGCGTGGTTGGAGAACCGCCGGATCATGGACCTGTTGCGGCAGATCGAGCAGAACGCTCTGGCGGCCCGGAGCAATCCTCCGCCCGGCGACTTGATGCTGCTCGACGAGGCAGGCCCGCGCCTTGGCTTGGGGCTGGATCGCCCGCTGTTCACGCCGCCGAACAGGGCTGAGCTTGATGTCGAGATCTCCGAAGAGGACCTCGATCCTGCTTCGCTGGACGCCCTTTTCGCAACCACCCATGTCGACAAGGCGCGTCTCTTGCAATCGATCCGCCAGGCGCTGCAGTTCAGTAGTCAGATTTCCCTCGGAGAGCTCCTTGATGCCCACCCCCTCGAGCAAGGCCTTGCGGAGCTGATCGGCTATCTGAGCTTGGCGGCCGATGACGCTGACGCCTTCATCGACGACGCGCAACGCATGGCGATCTCCTGGACGGACGAAGCGGGGGTCGTCCGCCGCGCCTATATGCCCG
Coding sequences within it:
- a CDS encoding DUF3375 domain-containing protein, whose translation is MGWDVTVDYQTLEALRRMNPAWRLLTATHAPFVASFLHEAFIRTNIRTYLQSDLAVKLDDHLYRLRTQSTEEALPKTASEYLDDWASDERGWLRKYYAGGTDEASFDITPTTEKALEWLASLQARRFVGAESRMMTVFDLLRQLVERAQSDPGVRIAELQKRKTEIDREIHDIQKGRLEVLDPTQIRERFLQVAGTARGLLSDFREVEQNFRNLDREVRERIATWDGSKAGLLEEVFGRRDLIADSDQGKSFRAFWDLLMSPTRQEELSSLLESTFAMEAVQALEPDGRLLRIHYDWLEAGETAQRTVARLSEQLRRYLDDQAWLENRRIMDLLRQIEQNALAARSNPPPGDLMLLDEAGPRLGLGLDRPLFTPPNRAELDVEISEEDLDPASLDALFATTHVDKARLLQSIRQALQFSSQISLGELLDAHPLEQGLAELIGYLSLAADDADAFIDDAQRMAISWTDEAGVVRRAYMPVVLFKRPTPAIEAVS
- a CDS encoding ATP-binding protein, giving the protein MDRRQARAWLESTVEQSRITILHGLPRVGRSALLTAWCDDQVGVQRLRPAEVAACSAPLQVIDHLGGTEVDDFIGAFREIEAIRRSRYVIAPLDLAATRQLQEALPGSVQIVVLDPLQRHEVLADEFEITEPFTVEVEPVASPLASNRPMFDLDQHWLRGGLPESLEAESDLASLKWRQQMIDALLLRDYTRWGLSPGLKISDVLTWVAGQNGGEFDLDNPSIGKRADVRSALHVLDRLGVVRQLRNYPLRSEASLTRKPKIHIRDSGLLHAMLGIETIEQLRAHSLMGESWEGYAIETLIHAANRPDTAQFYREPGPDGADEIDLVLDFRPWNGRLVAVECKAGPETPPRPGFYRAMNAIGATDGFVVHSGSGSQAELKTPRHDLAMARARIIELAS